The nucleotide window aagaggaggattagcacggatgttagggcagggctgatcttcctcacaaaataaataaataaataaataaataaataaataaataaataaataaataaataaataaataaataaaatgagtaaaGGATGTgattagacatttctccaaagaagatatacgcatggccaataaacacttgacaagatgctcaacatcattagtcatcaaggaaatgcaaatcaaaaccacaatgagatgccacttcacatgGAGTAGGATGGAtggaattaaaaaggaaaataagtgttgACAGGGACATGGAGAAATCGGAACTTCCgtacattgctggtagaaatgtaaaatggtgcagccgctgtggacAATAGgtcattcctcaaaaagttaacatAGAACGACCCTatgttccactcctaggtatgtacccaaaagatttgaaaacaagTATTCAAACAAaaccttgtacacaaatgttcacagtaaCGCTATTCACAATtcccaaaaggtggaaacaacccaaacgtccatcaacagatgaatggataaacaaaatgtgttatatatatgcatataatagaACATTACTCAACTCTAAACAGAGTGAAGAACTGATACAttctacaatgtggatgaacctccaaaccacgctaaatgaaagaagccagacacaaagggtcACATATGgtaggattccatttacatgaactaTCCAAGAttggcaaatccacagagacagaaagtagattagtggttgccaggggccacggggaggtaggaatggggagtgactgcttatggGTATGGGTTACCtttcagagtgatgaaaatgttttggccTTTAGATAGacgtgatggttgtacaacattgtgaatgtacttaataccactgaattgtacactttaaaatgattaattttatgtgaacTTTacctcaatataaaaatattatttgtcttGATTACTCAGGTTTTTGGCACTCCcacccttaaattttgtgcctgagGTGAGTGCCTCGCTGCTTCCTCCCCCCCATGTCCCCTCTCCCTGAGTCCAGTGTAAACTGGTGCCACCACTTCCAGAAGAATCTGGCAGTATCTAGCTGGTATAAGTGAAGATAATAAGACTCCGAGGCTCCAACTTTGCACCCCTGTATGACCAGGAGGCCCCAGAAGGCCAAGAAAAACACTGAGGGTGGCAAGGAAGCCTCCTAATATGCCTGGTAGGGCATGGTAGGAGGTGCCAGGTCCCCTTGAAGGGCCTGTGGGTGACCTTGCCCTGCACTCTCTCCAGGGTGGAGGTTGAAGAGGCGGGTAGAAGAGTGTCTTTGGAGACCAAAACATGTGATGTGGCATTTCGCCTCTCCTATCCCTCACCCATGCAAGTGGCAGGGCCTTCCTGGAGACTCCTTAACCTCTGCCCCTGGAGGGCCTGGTGGCTGGTGGCAGCAGCTCTGAGCAATGAGTGGGAGCGGGGACTGCAGTGGGGAAGGCCACACTCCTGGCTGGTCAGAGCAAAGGGTGCCTGCATTTCCTCTGGCCTGGGTGTGCCCTTGTTGGGGGGAAAGAGGGGCCAGGAGGCCTTTACCCAAAAGGCTCGCCGGAAGAGTGAAGGGCTTCTATGGGGTGGGTCAGAAATCCACAAACCCGGGGCTGAAGGATGTTGAAGGGACCCTGCCTAAGTGAGGGACCAGGCGAGAGGCCTGCAGTGAGGGAAGGCCCTCTGAGGAGGCCATGCCCTCCAAGGAAGAGTCAGTGTACACACGCCTGCCGCCGGGCGACACCCATGACACAGGTGCTGGCCCCTTACTCTCTGCCCCTTCAGGTCCCCCTGGGGGGTCAGGGGTTGTCCAGGGAGAGAGGCAAAGACCAGATTTGGGGAGGGGAGACGTTTAATATACAATAAAGTTAGAGCTTTGACCCTTACATGGACCCAgacattttaatttctgaaaaaagtaatttttttaaaactaaaagtgAATGGATAACTTTATCCAAGGGGATAGGAAAGAATTAGCCTCACACAGTGAGTCTGAAGGAgcagggggcaggggagaggagacATAAATTCGTTTTCTTCAAATTTGAGATCTGCTTACCTAACATACTGGTTACACTCACGAGGGGACAAGCCCGAGGTGCttagcaacattatttataatagaaaaacaTAGAAAGCAACTTTGACAGCCATCAGCAGAATAGATAAATTATAGTCTATTCCCTCAACAGACTACTATGCAGTATGAAAGGAAATGAACTAAGGCTACGTGAATAGAACCAAATGATGCTCACAGTCCTTAGAAGAATATCTGCAATATAATCGCATTATGTAAagtttagtaacatacaaaacaATGTATTGCTAAGGTGTTGGTTCCGATGTAAACAGTAAAGAAACATGTGAGAATAATAAGAACTAAACCTAGGTTCATGGATGCCTTGGGAGGGTGCTGGAGATTCTCTCTTGGAAGGTACACTGAGGCCTTCAACtgtattggttttgttttgtttatttttctttatttttgttttattctatttttttattattattatctcaactGTATtgggattgttttatttctttagctGGGATGTGGGCACAGggtgttctttattattttttatagattttgtacatcttagatattttataatcaccccctccaactcccctCTGCCGACTGGCCCACTTTTCTGATCTACCACGTCAGCAAAACTTGCCCAGAGAGTTGTATGTGGTTGTCCCCACTATGCCGCTGACACAGCTCTTGTCCAGGATGACCTCCTGTTCCCAAACCCAGTGGCCACCTCTCCCACTCTTCTTCCTCATCCTCAGCTGCACCTGGCACAGCTGGCCACGCCCTTTCTTGAACTCCCTCTTCCTGTGGCTCCCAGGACGCCACAgcctcctggctctcctcctgccccactgcagctccttctccagctcctccttGGCCTGATCTTGAAATACTGGAGGACTCTAGGGTCTGTCCATTTCTCTATCTGTGCCTCCTCCCtacatgacctctgagtcttcaGCCCTGACCTTTCCCATTGTCTTaatctgctcaggctgctataacaaaataccataggctgggcagcttaaacaacagacgtttatttttcacagttctggaagctagaagtctaaGGTCAGGTGCCAGGGTGGTGGAttcttggtgagggccctctttctGATTGGGgtggcagatggccaccttctcattaTGTCTcattatgtcctcacatggcctttccctgGTATGTGCActctgaggaagggagggagggagagaggatctggccagcagatctgctggcccagagggctcctcctcagagaggccttccagtGACTCCCCTATCTCATCCCTAATCCTTATCTCTTAGCCTGCCCTATTTTTCTTCACACCACTTACCACACCTGGAATCACACATGCCTTGGTTATTTTTGATCGTTTCTCATCCCCGTTATAATAGAAGCTCCATGAGAACTGGGACTAGGGCTAACGCTAgaaaaaatgcctggcacatagtagatgctcaagaaatatGTGTGGAATGACTAATGCTAAATGAATTaatgaggaataaaagaaaaaacatcagaggggataataaaaaaaacaaataataaagtgGCAGAcctaaatccaaccatatcaataattatattaaatggtgatagtaatcacattaaatgttgATGGTCTAatacttcaattaaaaggcagagattgattgagtggataaaaaataaaaccctatTAAATGTTGCTTATGAAagaccactttaaatataaagacatgaaTAAGTtgaaagtaaatgaatgaaaaaagatgtGCCATTTAAACAGTAAGCACAAGGCTAGTGTggctacttattttattttttctagttttattgagatataatgtgtctattttattttatttattattatttttttttgtgaggaagatcagccctgagctaacatccatgctaatcctcctctttttttgctgaggaagaccggctctgagctaacatctattgccaatcctcctccttttttttccccaaagccccagtagatagttgtatgtcatagctgcacatccttctagttgctgtatgtgggacgcagcctcagcatggccagaaaagcggtgagttggtgcgtgcccgggatccgaacctgggtcgccagtagcggagcacgtgcacttaaccgctaagccagggggccagccctaatgtgtctattttttttttttttgtgaggaagatcagccctgagctaacatccgtgctaatcctcctctttttgctgaggaagaccggctctgagctaacatctattgccaatcctcctccttttttttttcccccaaagccccagtagatagttgtatgtcatagctgcacatccttctagttgctgtatgtgggacgtggcctcagatggcgggagaagcagtgaaTCAGTGCACGCCCTCCATCCGAACCCGagcgccagtagtggagctcaaGCActtaaaccgctaagccacaggctggCCCTAATGTGTCTATTTTAATATCAGGTAAAAAAGACTTCAAAACAAAGattattaccagagataaagagagatatttcataatgataaaaggagcaattcatcaggaagacataaGCACAAATGTGTATACGCCTAATAAATAGAGCCCCAAAATACACAgcgcaaaaattgacagaattaaagAATGAAAGAGACAATTCCACAGTCATGGTAGGAGAGATTAACACCCTATCTCAGCAACTGACACAACAACTGGACAAAAATTCAGAAAAGACATAGAAGATCTAAGCAACACTATCAACCatcttgatctaattgacatgtatccaccgaacaacagaatacacagaatacacgttcttttttAAGCGCAGGTGGAACATACATCAAGACAGACCACACAATGGGCTTtcaacaagtctcaataaatgtaaaggcataaaaatcatacagaatatattctctgaccacacataattaaattaaaatcaataaCCATTTTGATTTTCACAGAAACTCCAAACGTTTGGAAATTAACCCACATTAAACTAATTCATGCATCACAACTATAACGggaaattaaaagtatttttaattgaatgatAAAGATATGACGAATATGTGGAATGCAGTTCAGCAGTATTTGGGGGGAATTTTACAGCATTAAATGGctctattagaaaagaagaaaatctaaattCAATGACTCAGGGTTTCACcttaagaaagcagaaaaagaaagcaaaagaaacccAAAGTCAGACGTCCCTGGGCGCTCAGGGAGTTCCCAGGGCCTCTTGATCTCCACTGTTTTGTGACTAGTTTTCCCAAGGGAGTGGGATTCCAGGTGAGGGGGCTTCTCAGGGGGCCCGGACACTGGGCCGCATTAACCCCACCAGCACTGCCAGGTCTGCGGCCTACACAGGCGTCAGAAGAGGCCGAAGCCGCCCGCAGCCTGCGCCCCACCCGCTGCTTCAGAGACCCCAGCAGCCCTCGTGACCCCCGCGGCCCGCGCGCCCCTGGCGGCCCGCGCCCCCGCGGCCGTTGGCCTCCTCCCGCGGCCTCCGCGGCGCCTCGCAGCTTCCCCCCGGCGGCGGGCGCCATGCGGCCGGGGCCCGCGCTCCTcctcctgggcctgggcctgggcctgggccgcCTCCCTGCGCCCTCGGCTGCCGGCGGGGCCCGGGCCGCCGTCCCCAGGGGGCCCGCCGCGCTGCCGGGCGGCCTCCGCGGCCCGGGCGCCGCCCTGGCTCGCCGCCCCCCGCCCGAGGCCCGGGCCCGCATCTGGGTGCGCGGCACCCGCCTCAACCTGCGGCCCCGCGCGGCCCCGGGGGGCGGCGTGGTCCTGAGCGGCGGCCGCAGCCTCTGCCTCTCTGACCGCCCCGCGCAGCGGCGCCGCCGGTCCTGCCTGCACGTGCACGTCCTGCTCCGCGCCggccgagccgccagcagcgccACCGCGCCCACCCACGTGGACCTGCACCTGTCCGCCGCCGGGCGCCGGCTCTCCCTGCTGTGGTTCACCCCGCTGCTGCACTCGCCTGGGCGTCTGCAATGGACCTTCCGTCTCTGGCCCGTCGGACCCGGggttgcctcctcctcctctcgcGTGTCGCCCCGCTCCATTCTGCCCGGAGACCCTCACCCCTACATGGGCTTCGTGGCCCAAACCAAGTGTCCTACAGATGGGCCCACCCTTGTTGTTTTAAAAGCTGTCAACTCAAACAGCTCCCAAGACGTCGAGTCTTCAGTGTCCTGTCAGTTACCATCACAGGTGCCCTGCGTTATCACCCTGGTAAGGATCAATAGGGATAAAGACGGTTCTCCCGTGACGCTGACCAGGAAGATGGAAGCCACTATCAATGCCACCATTCAGTTTGACTGCCCGCTGGCCCTAAGCATCACTCAGCGTTGGAAAATCTATTCCGTGCCCTCTGTATCTGACGTGCCAGACTGGACTAAACCTTTGGATGTACCAGAACTCAAATTAGGGAAAATGCCATCAATTATGCATATCCCCCCGAATTCTTTATCTTGGGGCGTATATCTGTTTAATTACACATTGTCCCTCAAAATAAGGGATCCCAAGAACTCTCCAGTACAAGAATCAGATTCTATCTATGTCACCATTGTTAGAAGTCCCCTGAAGGCGGATATTCTTGGGGATTCCGATATAACAGTTGGTTTCACAGATGGGCTGATTCTGAATGGAACAACGTCCTCTGATCCAGATGCAAACAACCCTTTAGAGGGAATCCAATTTTTTTGGTACTGTACCACAAATCCAAGAAACTACCAGACAGATAAAATAATAGTGATGAGCAAGGACGTTTGTCTCCCAGAGCAGACTGATCTGAAGTGGACGTCGGCCTCTGGCTCTGTACTAACACTTCTGCCAGAAACCCTTAAAGGTGACCAGGTGTATTTTTTCAGAATGATGATACAGAAGAGTGGCAGAACAGCATTTGCTGATAAAAGGGTACATGTGCTCCAAGGACCAACACCTACAGCAAACATTGCGTGTATTGAAAATTGTGATACGGTTTTGACTATATCAGATAGATTTTCTTTGTCTCTAACTTGCACAAATTGTGCAATGACCCGTGATATCTATAAATGGTCCATTCTGTTGCCTTCAGGTGATGAGATGCTATTTGATTGGACGGGGCAAACTACGACAGGGAGAAATGGTGCTTATTTATCTGTAAAAGCAtttgcttttaagaattttttagaaGCTAAGTTTTGGATTTCTCTATCTTTAGAGACTTGGAGTGGTGTGAACTTGCTCTTGAGGCATCCCTTTATTATTAACCATGTCCCTGAAATCGGAGAATGCAAAATTAACCCAGCTAACGGAATTGCATTTTTTACTAAGTTTGTTGTCCAATGTAGTAATTTTAAGGATAAGAACATGCCtcttacatataaaataatagtTTCTGATTTGCATGGTTTGGGTGAAATCAGTTCTTTGAAAGAGAATACCTTCGGAGCCATCCTGTATTTGGGAAATGACCCCACATCACCCCCTTCTTTTCTCCCTGTTGGTGTGTTGGCTAATCATTATGCCTTGAAGATGTATGCTCAGGTATATGACTCTCTAGGAGCTTTTTCTCAGGTGACTTTTGACGCCACTGCACAGGCTCCTACTAATAAAAACTCGTCAAGTTCTGTGCTGCATCGGTTACTCAATTTCACCATGGGACCAAATTCACCACTATCAACCTTGCTTGGAAAGCAGGATTTTTTACCTGCCGGTTATTTAATGTATATAGCAGCTTCCATTTTGAATAGCATGAAAACCGAATTAACTCTGCACGATGACAAAACCAAACTCCGAGAACACCTGGTCAATCAGTCCTTCATTCTTCCAGTAAGCACTTTGGTAGAAATTAGCCAGCTAGTCACGGCTATAACTAAATTAACCCAGAAAGCCTCTGAATTCACTAGAGTTGCTCGGAAACTTGTCACCGTGAGGCTTTGGCAAGCCAATCAAGCCCTACAACAGtatcaacaaaaagataaacacttACGCTCTGAACAAATAGAAATCGTGAGCACAGGAATATTAACAAGTTTGTCTAATATCTTTAAACTGACTGCTCGTCACGAAGTTTTTGAAGACCCTTTCTACATAGTAGAATCTCTAGCGGACACAATATTGGCTGGTAAAGTGCCAGGGAATGAGATCACTGTAATGAAGAGCTCCAGCTTTAACATGTAtctcaagaaaactgaaaagtcGGATGTTACCAAGGACTTCAGCAATGAGAAACACTGTCGAAATTGTTTTTATCCCTCACTAAACGTGAGCAGCATTCCCAGTTTGGCTGCTAATGCTCCGATTTCTACAATGTTTTGTGAGTTTTCAGATGACCCctttccttggttaaattatCAAGAAAACGTTTTGGCAGAAGTGGTTGGATTCAGACTGACGGGAACTGCAGCTGACGGTGACGTGGTAGAGATCACACCTGATGTAGCGGAAGTGTATCTCGTCAGGAAAAACTTGAGCTTTGCGACATTTAATCTCACAGTGGGACCCAGCAATGACTCATCGGTTGATGAGTCGATGAAAAAGACAACAGGGGGGTTTAGCTTTGAAGTGGACAGCGGAGCAGTGAAGGAGGTGTTGGTCCACATTGTGACGGAAGTGACTGTGTTGTTCACAGTGTTGGTGTATGCCGGCAGTCAGGTTGTCCCCACTGCTCTCGTTGCCACCTTCCTCGTGCCCCATGACATCCCTCCAATTGCCAACCAGAGTGACCTGTTTGACCCGGCCTGTACGGTTAAGGGGGCCCGTGTGGTTTGCCTCCCACCGTCCCTGCTGCAAGTCATAGCTCAGCGAAGCCGATCATCTGAGTGTACCATAACCGTGGTTCTGCAGGCACCTCGTTTTGTCATGAAGCCCAGTGACAAGATAGTGAGAATTTCCCTCTTCAGTGTTCACTGCTTGGACATGTATGGGATCCAGAGTGACTGGAGAGAAGATACCTGCGTTCTTGGAGAGAAGACCACCTGGCACAAAGTACACTGTATCTGCAAGCACGGAGGGAGGGCCAGGCGGCAGCTGGACACAATAAAGCTAGCCCACATTCACCTGCGTACCCACTATTTGACGGCCAAGGTGATTGTGGTACCAAATCCTGTGGACCTACGGTTAGAGGTCATCAAGAACATTACCCACAACCCTGTGACCctctttgttgttcttttcattATGTTCCTATACATAGTCCTCGCTTTCTGGGCCATGCACAGAGATGAAATGGACCCGTTTCTTCGGGACCATGTGATAGTTCTACCTGATAATGATCCTTATGATAAGATATGTTACCTAATCACTATTTTTACAGGAAGCCGTTGTGGGTCTGGGACCAGGGCCAATGTCTTTGTCCAACTTAGGGGGACAGAAAGTACCAGCGATGtgcattgtttaagccacccgcaGTTTACAACTCTCTACCGAGGAAGCATCAACACTTTCCTCCTGACGACAAAAAGTGACTTGGGGGACATCCATTCCATTCGTGTGTGGCACAACAACGAGGGCAAATCCCCCAGTTGGTATTTAAGTAGAATCAAGGTGGAAAATCTGTTCAGCAGACACATCTGGCTGTTCGTCTGCCGGCAATGGCTTTCTGCTGACACCTCTTTGGACAGAACGTTTCATGTTACCCACCCAGATGAGCCTCTAAGCAGAAAGGACTTTTTCCTGATAGATGCAAGTTATAAGTTGGGGAAGAATCACATGTGGTTCTCTATTTTTTCTGGTGTCGTTGCTAAACCATTCAGTAGGCTTCAGAGATTGTCCTGTTGTTTAGCAATGCTGTTGTCCTCCCTTCTGTGTAATATTATGTTCTTTAATCTAAATAAACAACAAACTGAGGCAGAAGGGGGGCAATATGTCAGATCAATGATGATAGGACTGGAAAGTGTCTTAATTACCATCCCTGTGCAAGTGATGATCACGTTTCTGTTCACCTATTCCCAGAGGAAACCTCGAGTGACTCTAGATGAGGTGTCGCCTCAGAAGCATCCCGTGGTGTCAGCAGCAAGTGAACACTGGCAAGAATGTTTGGAAAAGTGGCATGCCCATGAAACTGCTGAGCCGCAGACCCAGGAGGCGGAAAAGCTTCCATCGAGGAAAAATACTGGACTTCCTAAGGCTTCTGTCAAGGCAGCCTCTAAAACAAGGCACCAGCTTAAGAAAGCAGAAAGCAAGTTCTCACACAGCCACAGAACAAACATAAATGCCAATAAC belongs to Diceros bicornis minor isolate mBicDic1 chromosome 25, mDicBic1.mat.cur, whole genome shotgun sequence and includes:
- the PKDREJ gene encoding polycystin family receptor for egg jelly codes for the protein MRPGPALLLLGLGLGLGRLPAPSAAGGARAAVPRGPAALPGGLRGPGAALARRPPPEARARIWVRGTRLNLRPRAAPGGGVVLSGGRSLCLSDRPAQRRRRSCLHVHVLLRAGRAASSATAPTHVDLHLSAAGRRLSLLWFTPLLHSPGRLQWTFRLWPVGPGVASSSSRVSPRSILPGDPHPYMGFVAQTKCPTDGPTLVVLKAVNSNSSQDVESSVSCQLPSQVPCVITLVRINRDKDGSPVTLTRKMEATINATIQFDCPLALSITQRWKIYSVPSVSDVPDWTKPLDVPELKLGKMPSIMHIPPNSLSWGVYLFNYTLSLKIRDPKNSPVQESDSIYVTIVRSPLKADILGDSDITVGFTDGLILNGTTSSDPDANNPLEGIQFFWYCTTNPRNYQTDKIIVMSKDVCLPEQTDLKWTSASGSVLTLLPETLKGDQVYFFRMMIQKSGRTAFADKRVHVLQGPTPTANIACIENCDTVLTISDRFSLSLTCTNCAMTRDIYKWSILLPSGDEMLFDWTGQTTTGRNGAYLSVKAFAFKNFLEAKFWISLSLETWSGVNLLLRHPFIINHVPEIGECKINPANGIAFFTKFVVQCSNFKDKNMPLTYKIIVSDLHGLGEISSLKENTFGAILYLGNDPTSPPSFLPVGVLANHYALKMYAQVYDSLGAFSQVTFDATAQAPTNKNSSSSVLHRLLNFTMGPNSPLSTLLGKQDFLPAGYLMYIAASILNSMKTELTLHDDKTKLREHLVNQSFILPVSTLVEISQLVTAITKLTQKASEFTRVARKLVTVRLWQANQALQQYQQKDKHLRSEQIEIVSTGILTSLSNIFKLTARHEVFEDPFYIVESLADTILAGKVPGNEITVMKSSSFNMYLKKTEKSDVTKDFSNEKHCRNCFYPSLNVSSIPSLAANAPISTMFCEFSDDPFPWLNYQENVLAEVVGFRLTGTAADGDVVEITPDVAEVYLVRKNLSFATFNLTVGPSNDSSVDESMKKTTGGFSFEVDSGAVKEVLVHIVTEVTVLFTVLVYAGSQVVPTALVATFLVPHDIPPIANQSDLFDPACTVKGARVVCLPPSLLQVIAQRSRSSECTITVVLQAPRFVMKPSDKIVRISLFSVHCLDMYGIQSDWREDTCVLGEKTTWHKVHCICKHGGRARRQLDTIKLAHIHLRTHYLTAKVIVVPNPVDLRLEVIKNITHNPVTLFVVLFIMFLYIVLAFWAMHRDEMDPFLRDHVIVLPDNDPYDKICYLITIFTGSRCGSGTRANVFVQLRGTESTSDVHCLSHPQFTTLYRGSINTFLLTTKSDLGDIHSIRVWHNNEGKSPSWYLSRIKVENLFSRHIWLFVCRQWLSADTSLDRTFHVTHPDEPLSRKDFFLIDASYKLGKNHMWFSIFSGVVAKPFSRLQRLSCCLAMLLSSLLCNIMFFNLNKQQTEAEGGQYVRSMMIGLESVLITIPVQVMITFLFTYSQRKPRVTLDEVSPQKHPVVSAASEHWQECLEKWHAHETAEPQTQEAEKLPSRKNTGLPKASVKAASKTRHQLKKAESKFSHSHRTNINANNANMKDNPDVPSGEPSSQPDPAPLKKPRIVLPWWCVYIAWFLVFATSSISSFFIVFYGLTYGYEKSIEWLFASFCSFCQSVFLVQPAKIIVLSGLRTGRLKYCKNLSWVSKYRYTEIKLHSERLQPGEKHKQQQRIIQIRGTRMYQPLTEDEIRIFKRKKRLKRRAFLFLSYLLTHFIFLALLLSLVALLHHTDCFYYNQFIRDQFSVDLATVTKLEDIYQWLNSVLPPLFHNDLNPTFLPDSSSKILGLPMMRQVRAKPGERTCPPAKNFVQNSMEREIHCHPKYGTDPEDTKDYSNLWNKVDKRAIDKNTKGFTYKPPEKKWMYYSYGLLHTYGSGGYAFYFFPEQQEFNSILRLKELQRSNWLDEKTWAVILELTTFNPDVNLFCTVSVVFEISQLGVVNTSISVHSFSLANFNGKTSAEIYLYVAILIFFLAYILDEGYIIMQERAAYMRSVYNLLNFALKCMFTVLIVLFLRKHFLATGIIQFYLSNSADFIPFHAISQVDHMVRIILAFLLFLTILKTLRYSRFFYDVRLAQRAIQTALPGICHMALVVSVYFFVYVAFGYLVFGQHEWNYCNLIHATQTIFSYCVSAFQNTEFSDNRVLGVLFLSSFMLVMICILINLFQAVILSAYEDMKQPVYEEPSDEAEAMTYLCHKLRTTFGFLSFQPKAKDEPEFFVDMLYGQPVKTSHRYLGLKTRNINGQKMVYLVV